The DNA window GATCCCGGACAGAGGCTGCTCTTCTGGATACCTCTTCCTGAAGTGAGAATCGCGGGAATTGTCGAAGGTAATGGCGTTCTTCACTACCAGATAGAAAACCAGGGGCCAAATGCATTTACTATGCTGATGGACGTCGAATCTGCCAGAGAGGTTTTGAAGATCGGCGTTGATGACTATTACAATGCACTTCTTGTCTCAAACCGCGGCGACTTCTTGAAAGGTGAGAAACTCACTGATGAAGTGGTGAAAAGCATAAGAGAGATAGCCGGCGAGGAATTCGTGGTAAGAGAGGTCAAAAGAGACTCCATCAGTATGGTTGACCAGGGCAATATCGGTTTGTTGTTCCTCATGTTGAGCGTATTTGCTATCTTTGCGGGGGCACTGCTTCTCACAAATATATACTTGATGCTTGCTCAGGAGAGGAGAACTGAACTAGGTACTCTCAGGGCGATAGGCTATTCAAGAAGGAAGGTTTCGAAAACGATTCTGTACGAAGGCTTTTTCTACTCAATTTTCTCTTCGGCAATCGGAGTCCTAGGCGGCCTGGCAATCGCGAGGTTTATCCTGGGGAGTTTTGTAAACCTCTTCGAGGACGTTGCCTCACTCATTCCCTTTGAGGGAGCAAATATGGCTTTCAGCTCAATGCAAAGTTCGTTTGTCTTCTTCGTGCGCTTAGATTCTATCGCCTATGGTTTCCTTTTGGGACTGATAATTCCAATGGTGATTATAGTGTACACAGGCAGAAAGATATCCCGAACGAACATTGTTACTGCCGTACGGAACATCCCTGAAGAGCTGGACGACCGTAAGAGGCTTCTCTTGAATATTCTTGCTGCTGTGGGTGTTCTGTTTTCGATTATCATGGCTTACAGCGGTTACTCACTTGGAAATGCGGCCGGGTTCTTCACCGGCGTGGTGCTCGCGGGTCTGCTAATTCCAGTTGCAGTTCCAATGAAGAACAAGAGGTTGATAGAGTCCTTGTTCTCGATTGCAGTGATTGTATTTACAATGCTTAGCAATTCCTTTTCTTTAATTGCTTCCAACACCGGTTCATCTATTTATCTCACGGTAGCGAAAGGCGCCGCCATTCTTTTTGCCGGACTTTTCCTGATTGTATATAATTTGAAGACCTTCGAATTCCTTTTGAATAAGCTATTCCAGAAAGCAAAAGCTGCGGCTCCCGTATTCAAGATATCTGTTGCTTTTTCTGCCAGAAACCGAATGAGAACGGGGCTAACCATTGCTATGTTTGCTGTAGTGATTTTTGTCATCACTCTGATTTCGATAATTCCCTACTCTATGGAGCAGATGCTTGTCAAGAGTCGAGATGCGGTCTTTTCCGGTTTCGATGTTGGAGCCTTCTCCTTCACGGGGAATGGAAGCGTTTCCTTCAGTGAATTGCAGTCCCAGTCAGAAGTAAGAGAGATTTCTACTGTTGCAGCGGTGAATGTAGCAGTAAGAAAGGATGATCGGTACGGTCTTGAGCAGATCTATTCGGTCGATGACAGTTTTATTGACAACAACAGGCTGGTCGAAATTGATTACGATGGAAAGCTAGGTACATCAAGTCCGAATGATCTCTGGAAGTACCTCAGGGACAATCCAGATACAGTTGTCGTATCGAACAGTGTTCTGCCTGATGTCAGACCCGGGGATGTTCTGGAACTTAGAGGAGTGATAGATCAAGGAGATAGCAGACATGGCGTAAGCGGTTTAATGCGGAGAAATGTCACCTCTGAGATGATTGATTCTAAACCCGTCTATCTCAAAGTAATTGCAACGATCCCGGAGAACACCATATCTTTTTTGAATGGTCTGCTTGTATATAGAGGAAACGTTCCGACTGAGTTATCCGGGAATGTCGCTGAGAGGCAGTATCTCTTCAATCTTGCAGGAGCTACCGAGGGTGAAAAGAAAGGAAACTTCGATGCCCTGCAAGACAAGATCGCATCTGGCAGCCTCTTCATGCTCTATGTAGACGATATAATAAACCTTACTTCTACCATGCTGCAGGGTACCATCAGTATTCTAAGATCCTTCCTGTACTTCGGGATGCTGGTGGGCATTGTTGGAATTGCGATCATCATGTTCAAGGCTCTGCACGAAAGGAAGCGGATTATTGGTATGCTTAAGGCAATAGGCTTCACCAAGAAGATGGTATTCTCTTCTTTCCTTCTCGAAACGTCTTTCATTGCGATCATTGGTATTGTTCTTGGGATAGTAACAGGAACTCTAACGAGTCTGGAGATCTACGCCTCTCCTTTGATGGAGGGCATGAAGCTCTATATTCCCTGGGATCAGCTAATTGCAATGACGCTGATCTTCTATATAGCTTCACTTGTTTCAACGATTATCCCCAGCTATTCGGCCTCGAAAATCGTGCCGGCAGAAGCTTTGAGGTACTTCGAATAGGAAGTGATTAGATGAGCAGAATACTGGTGGTTGATGATGATCTGTCGGTAAGGGTTCTCCTGAAATCGATACTCGCGAGAGATGAACATGAAGTGGTAGAAAGTGCAGATGGTGAGTCGGCGTTCTCCTCGCTGTCCAGGGGAAAGCCAGATATGATCTTGTTGGATCTCATGTTGCCTGACTACAACGGACTGGATATTCTCACAGAGTTGAAGCAAGATCCAGAACTTGAAGCTATTCCCGTTATTGTCCTTACGGGATCTGCCGACCGGGAAAGCAAACTCACCGCGCTTAGTTCTGGCGCAGTTGATTTCATCTCGAAGCCCTTTCTTCCAGAAGAGGTAATTCTCAGAGTGAATACCCAACTGAAGCTTCATGATCTCATAAAGTCGTTGAGGATTGCAGTGGACAATCTTGAAAGCGACGTTTTGGCAGCGGGAAAGATACAGAACGCGTTAGTTCCCCAAAGCAATCCACAGGGCCTGGCCGTTGAATGGATCTATGAACCTTCTTATAGAGTTGGTGGGGACATATTCGATGTTTTCAAATTGAGCGACAATCGTTTCTTTGTATATCTCGCAGATATGTCGGGCCACGGAGTGAATGCCGCAATGCTTTCTGTAATGGTTCACAGGTTCATTGAGGATTTCAGAACCAGTATGGGAGATAGGGATTTCGACCTGGGCGTTTTCATGAAGGAGCTCGACAAGAGCTTTGTATTCGAGAGATTCAACCTTTTCTTCACAATCGTTTCATTGGTCGTGGATCTTGCGGAAGGCTTTGCTCTTCTTTCAAATGCAGGACACCCATCGCCATTGATGCAAAGAAATGGGTCTGTCGAATTACTTGACAGAGAGAGAGAGGGCCTGGTTGGTATAAATATGATTCGGGGAGACGTTGCAAAAATCCCTTTTCTTAGTGGGGATCGGCTCTTGCTATACACTGACGGACTGATAGAAGTGGCGAATGAAAACGGCGAAATGTTCGGTGAGGATAGATTGATAGATCTCTTGGGAAGCTGTTCGAAAATCGATATCAAGAGAGCCTCTGGGCGTTTGAAAGATGCATATGAGAATTTTAAAGGCAATGTGCTTGCCGAAGACGATATTACGGCGCTGCTTATAGAATTCTAGTTTTGCCCCCTTACAAATAGAAATCTATAAAATGAGGAGTTGAGTGAAAGATGTTTGAGTTCAGGTTGGCGAAAGATAATATCGGCGTGATTTCTCTCGTGAAGAGGGCGAGAATTACGGGGGAAACGTCTTCAAATTTCAGAAAGTGGCAGGATACAGTAGATCTGAAGAGCTGTTCGAGAGTAATTCTTGATGGGACTAATATCGAATTTATTGATTCGATGGGCATTGCCGCTCTCATAAGTATTTACAAGACTATCGCCGGGCAGGGTAATGATCTGGTTCTGGTGAATCTCTCCGAGGAGATAAAGAAACTGCTTAACACACTGAGGCTTGACAGGCTTTTTATCGTCAAAGATTGCAGCGTTGAAGAAGCTGTCAAGAATGCGTGCTGAACAATGGGTGAGAAGAACTACCGCTTCATGGTCGAGCCCAATTTGAGCAAAATAGATGCTTTCTCTGCGAAGCTATCCGATATAGTCAGAAAGAGCATAGGCAACGAAACCGGTTTCAGAGCAGGGCTCATAGTGATCGAGGCTTGCTCGAATATCGTGAAGCATGGGGAACTTGGCGAAGAAGACCTCATATCTGTTGACCTAACTATTGGAGAAGGCAGAGTGACTATTACTATCGAAGACACTTCCAAAGAGTTCAATCCACTTGAGGTTGATGAGCCAGACCTCGAGGATATCGAGCTTCTCCAGAGCGGTGGAATGGGTGTTTACCTCATTAGAAGGTTTTCTAGAGGGATAGAATACTCTTACGAAAACGGCAAGAATATTCTTAGAATCATTATTTAACTGACAGATTTACGGCTAATTGACTTGACTAGCCTCGATATGCTATAAGTAAGTGATCACAAACCAGCAGGTGCTGAAATGAAGAAAAGACTTCTTTAATCTACAAAACTGAATACTTCCTCAAAAAACATCGAAAGACCGCAATCCTATTTAGCCGTTCAATTCAAATAACTTTGAGCTTTAAGCCTTACTGGAGGTGATCAATTTGCTTCAAATACACAATCTTTCAATTTCCTTTGGAAGCGTAGACGTTCTTAAGAAAGTCAGTCTCGATCTCGCTGCAGGAGAGATTTTGGCTGTCACCGGGGCAAACGGTGCCGGCAAGTCGACTCTCCTGAAATCCATCAAAGGTGAAATCACTCCCTCGGAAGGGAAGATAACTATAGAGCAAGGTATCGACCCGCTTCTTGTCAACCAGGAGATTGCCGACTTTCATGGGACAGTGAAGGAGTATCTACTGGGGGCGAGAAAGGAGCTCTTCGATATCCATGATAGACTGGGCAGCTCTCTAGATGATCCTATGACCTATGCGGAACTAATAAATGAATTTCATAATGTTGGGGGATTCGAGTTTGAAACGAAGATTTCTTCATCTCTAAATGAGTTTGGTGTCAATGTTGACAGCCTGGATTTCCCGTATATGAATCTTTCACATGGGCAGAAGAGAATTCTCTCACTCGTCAGGGGAGTTCTTTCCGGTTCGAGTCTTTTCTTGCTTGACGAGCCTACAAACCATCTCGACATAGAAATGACCTTGAGGCTTGAGGAGATCATAACCTCACTAAGCGAAAGGGGTGTTGGAGTTATCGTAGTAAGCCACGACAGGAGATTCATCGACAGAGTCGCTCACAAGACGATCTATCTTAAAAGGGGAGAGGCAATAGGAGCTCGAGGCGGATATTCTGAGATGCTGGCACATTTGGAAAGCGATTTCCTCTCAAGACAAAAGAAAAGCGAAGAGATAAGTAAGAAGATACGTCAACTGGAACTCGATGCGACCAGAAGGAAGAGCTGGTCAGATTCAAGAGAGGCTTCAAAGAGATCCGCAAGCGATAAAGGCCATGAAGGACATATGGCGGCCAAACTAGCCAGACGTGCGCTGGCTGTACAGAAAAGGACCGAAAGACTGATCGGTGAACTGGAGTGCGAAAAACCCTTTGTGGAGAAGCCAGTTACTGTAAGAATTCCCAAATATGGAGTTCCGAACAGAAAAATGGTCATGGTGGATAGCCTATCGTTCTCTTACGAAGAAAATGAAGTTATAAGGGAGGCCTCTGTTGACATAGATACCTCAGACAGAGTAGGTCTCATGGGCCCGAATGGTTCGGGGAAAACAACTCTTATGAAGTGTCTTGTAGGGATTCTGGAACCGTCGGGTGGCAGGATTTACAGAAACGAGAGTGTGAACTGGATGTATATTCCACAGAATGTCGCAGAACTCTTCGAAAATACGACTCCCTATGAAGAAATCGCCGATCTTGAACTGGAAGAGCCCGCCGTAAGAAGTCACCTTGCCAATATCGGTCTAAAGGGAGAGAAGGCTTTTTCGGAGATAAAAACGCTGAGCTATGGAGAGTTGATGAGACTTGCCTTACTGAAATCTCTTCTTTCAAAGGTTGAGTTCATCTTTATGGACGAGCCAACCAATCACCTGGATATTGAATCTCTCGAAGTGCTTGACAGACTTCTCAACGACTTCTCGGGAGGGTTTTTCTTCATTAGTCACGACAGGCAGTTCATTGCAGAACATGGTGAAAAGATTCTCACCATTGAAGAAGGTATATTGAAGAGCTTCGAGTATTCAGAGAAGATTGATATAGACTCATTTTCACGCACAAAAGAGATTCTTGCGGATTCCTATGACGAGTCGAAATTGAGGAGAAGCGCAAATACTCTCCTTCACAATTCTGAGGAGGAAGGCTGAGAGCGCGGCACCGATGGGGATTTCTTTTATGAGCATATTTGATATATAATATTCCTAACTCAATCCAGGAGAAGGAGCGAACCCATATGCTGGAAGATATTCAGGCCTATAGAAGAGCTATTTTGGGCGGATTTTCAGGTTCCGTGGGTGAATGCTATCTCGTCGAGCCTGGATTGCTCTGAAATCTTAGCTGTGAATCAAGAGGCCGTGACGGGTGTCACGGCCTCTTTCTTTTGGGAGAAATCGTGTATGAACAATATGGTTGAGCGCATGAAAAGCAACATAAAGAAAAACTATCTATTTTCCTTCCTTATGAACATGAGACTGTCTAACGGTCTCTGGATGATCTACATGGCCTCCAGGGGAATGAGTTTGACGCAGATCGGTTTCCTTGAATATTCCACGTGACCTCTTTGACGATGGAGGTCCCTACAGGGTCTGTAGCAGACTTGTTCGGAAGAAAGCTCAGCAGAACTATCGGGAGGTGTCTCTCTCTTGCGAGTATTCTGGTGTTGATCGGAGCGAGGAGTTTCTTTCATTTCACCATTTTCATGGTACTCGCTGCACTTTCGTATAATCTGGAATCGGGGTCTGGAGAGGCTCTTGTATATGACTCTCTCAAATATCTGAAAAAAGAAGACAATTTCATATCGGTTCTTGGGAGACAGGAAGCCATATTTCAAGTGTCTTCAGTTTCCGCGCTTCTAATCGGCGGGTTCCTGGGAACGTACAATTATCACTATGCATTTTGGGTTTCCGCTGGGATCATCGCATTTTCGGCGGTCTATTCTCTTTCGTTCACAGAACCGCCAATCCTTGAATCGGTGGGCCGTAACTCAAAAACCTTTCGGGGCTTCTTGAAGCAGATTGTCGATAGCTTCTCAATAATCGCTAGAGATAGAAAGGTTGCATTTCTCATCTTTTTTGTTCAGACTATATTGGCATTCAGCGCCTGCATATTCTTTTACATTCAGAACTACTGGAAAGGACTTGGCCGCACGGAGTTTCAGATTGGCACTTACCTCGCGGCCGGGTCGTTTCTAGCCGGATTATTGGCCATGAAGGTTCAGGGGCTGTCTCATCTGCTGAAGGAGAAGAAAGTCCTGATCATACTGCCTCTAGTTTCCGTCGCGGCCATGTGGGGAGTGGCTCTCTGTTCAAACAAGTTGCCTTTCTTCATGATTGTAACTATGATTGAAGCCATGCTGTTTGTAGCGGGTAACGACTACATAAATAAGCTGATTCCATCAAGGAACAGGGCAACGATAATATCCTTTGCAAGTATGATGTACAGCTTGGTAATGATAGTTTTCTTCCCCATCTTCGGAAGAATTGCTGACACAATCTCGTTTGGAGTTGCTTTTGTCTCACTGGCTGTAATGGCAAGCTGTCTTTATGTCAGGTGTTCAGTATGTATCTACTCAAGAAGATCGGGTGAAAGAGTTGATTCATGCTCCTT is part of the Mesotoga infera genome and encodes:
- a CDS encoding ABC transporter permease, with protein sequence DPGQRLLFWIPLPEVRIAGIVEGNGVLHYQIENQGPNAFTMLMDVESAREVLKIGVDDYYNALLVSNRGDFLKGEKLTDEVVKSIREIAGEEFVVREVKRDSISMVDQGNIGLLFLMLSVFAIFAGALLLTNIYLMLAQERRTELGTLRAIGYSRRKVSKTILYEGFFYSIFSSAIGVLGGLAIARFILGSFVNLFEDVASLIPFEGANMAFSSMQSSFVFFVRLDSIAYGFLLGLIIPMVIIVYTGRKISRTNIVTAVRNIPEELDDRKRLLLNILAAVGVLFSIIMAYSGYSLGNAAGFFTGVVLAGLLIPVAVPMKNKRLIESLFSIAVIVFTMLSNSFSLIASNTGSSIYLTVAKGAAILFAGLFLIVYNLKTFEFLLNKLFQKAKAAAPVFKISVAFSARNRMRTGLTIAMFAVVIFVITLISIIPYSMEQMLVKSRDAVFSGFDVGAFSFTGNGSVSFSELQSQSEVREISTVAAVNVAVRKDDRYGLEQIYSVDDSFIDNNRLVEIDYDGKLGTSSPNDLWKYLRDNPDTVVVSNSVLPDVRPGDVLELRGVIDQGDSRHGVSGLMRRNVTSEMIDSKPVYLKVIATIPENTISFLNGLLVYRGNVPTELSGNVAERQYLFNLAGATEGEKKGNFDALQDKIASGSLFMLYVDDIINLTSTMLQGTISILRSFLYFGMLVGIVGIAIIMFKALHERKRIIGMLKAIGFTKKMVFSSFLLETSFIAIIGIVLGIVTGTLTSLEIYASPLMEGMKLYIPWDQLIAMTLIFYIASLVSTIIPSYSASKIVPAEALRYFE
- a CDS encoding response regulator — encoded protein: MSRILVVDDDLSVRVLLKSILARDEHEVVESADGESAFSSLSRGKPDMILLDLMLPDYNGLDILTELKQDPELEAIPVIVLTGSADRESKLTALSSGAVDFISKPFLPEEVILRVNTQLKLHDLIKSLRIAVDNLESDVLAAGKIQNALVPQSNPQGLAVEWIYEPSYRVGGDIFDVFKLSDNRFFVYLADMSGHGVNAAMLSVMVHRFIEDFRTSMGDRDFDLGVFMKELDKSFVFERFNLFFTIVSLVVDLAEGFALLSNAGHPSPLMQRNGSVELLDREREGLVGINMIRGDVAKIPFLSGDRLLLYTDGLIEVANENGEMFGEDRLIDLLGSCSKIDIKRASGRLKDAYENFKGNVLAEDDITALLIEF
- a CDS encoding anti-sigma factor antagonist, with protein sequence MFEFRLAKDNIGVISLVKRARITGETSSNFRKWQDTVDLKSCSRVILDGTNIEFIDSMGIAALISIYKTIAGQGNDLVLVNLSEEIKKLLNTLRLDRLFIVKDCSVEEAVKNAC
- a CDS encoding ATP-binding protein, which codes for MGEKNYRFMVEPNLSKIDAFSAKLSDIVRKSIGNETGFRAGLIVIEACSNIVKHGELGEEDLISVDLTIGEGRVTITIEDTSKEFNPLEVDEPDLEDIELLQSGGMGVYLIRRFSRGIEYSYENGKNILRIII
- a CDS encoding ABC-F family ATP-binding cassette domain-containing protein, whose product is MLQIHNLSISFGSVDVLKKVSLDLAAGEILAVTGANGAGKSTLLKSIKGEITPSEGKITIEQGIDPLLVNQEIADFHGTVKEYLLGARKELFDIHDRLGSSLDDPMTYAELINEFHNVGGFEFETKISSSLNEFGVNVDSLDFPYMNLSHGQKRILSLVRGVLSGSSLFLLDEPTNHLDIEMTLRLEEIITSLSERGVGVIVVSHDRRFIDRVAHKTIYLKRGEAIGARGGYSEMLAHLESDFLSRQKKSEEISKKIRQLELDATRRKSWSDSREASKRSASDKGHEGHMAAKLARRALAVQKRTERLIGELECEKPFVEKPVTVRIPKYGVPNRKMVMVDSLSFSYEENEVIREASVDIDTSDRVGLMGPNGSGKTTLMKCLVGILEPSGGRIYRNESVNWMYIPQNVAELFENTTPYEEIADLELEEPAVRSHLANIGLKGEKAFSEIKTLSYGELMRLALLKSLLSKVEFIFMDEPTNHLDIESLEVLDRLLNDFSGGFFFISHDRQFIAEHGEKILTIEEGILKSFEYSEKIDIDSFSRTKEILADSYDESKLRRSANTLLHNSEEEG